TGGCGTATTGCGGTTGCTAACTCTGCTTTATATGGAGTACCGATGCCAGGGATTAGCTCTGCATTGAGCTACTTTGATTCTCTGCGCTGTGAAGTGTTGCCTGCGAACTTACTGCAAGCACAACGGGACTATTTTGGTTCTCACACATACTCTAGAGTCGATAGAGATGAAGTGGAAAAGTTTCATGTGACTTGGAGTCAGTCTCCAAGAACGGAAGTAAAGGTCAACGCTTAAATCATATGTAACGCCCTCGCTATGAGGGCGTTTGTATTTGTGATGCTATATCAATCTTTTAATCGATTAGGCTTCAAATTCTACGTCAGTTGGATACACTGTTACCAGTAACATAACTCAAAAAATAATAATTACTAATTATGTCGAACAAGAAAAAACGTCCTACATTACAAGATGTTGCCAACCTAGTTGGCGTCACCAAGATGACGGTTAGTCGTTGTCTACGAGACTCATCTCAAGTCTCAGAAGCGTTGCGAGATAAGATCAATGCCGCTGTTGAGGAGCTGGGCTACATCCCAAACCGTGCCCCTGATATTCTTTCCAATGCAAAGAGTAATGCTATCGGTGTGTTGGTCCCTTCATTAACTAACCAAGTTTTTGCGGAAGTTATCCGTGGCATTGAGCAAATCACCGCTCCAGCCGGCTATCAAACAATGATTGCCCACTATGGTTATAGCGCAGAGTTGGAAGAGCAGAGCATTGCTTCGTTACTCTCATACAATGTGGATGCCATTATCCTTTCCGAGAATGTGCACACCGAGAGAGCACGTAAAATGCTTCAGACCGCTTCGATTCCTGTTATTGAAATTATGGATTCGGTATCGCCTCGGATTGAGCAAGCGGTTGGCTTTGATAACTTTGAAGCCGCTAGGGCGATGACAAAGACAATGTTAGAAAGAGGGCGTACCAATATTGCTTATTTGGCGGCTCGTATGGATGAACGTACTCGTTTGAAAATGGCGGGTTATGAACATGCAATGCAGGAGGCTGGTAAAGCCCCAGTCACATTGCAAACTGAGGATGCATCTTCGTTTACTTTAGGTGCAAAGCTCA
The window above is part of the Vibrio chagasii genome. Proteins encoded here:
- the gntR gene encoding gluconate operon transcriptional repressor GntR — its product is MSNKKKRPTLQDVANLVGVTKMTVSRCLRDSSQVSEALRDKINAAVEELGYIPNRAPDILSNAKSNAIGVLVPSLTNQVFAEVIRGIEQITAPAGYQTMIAHYGYSAELEEQSIASLLSYNVDAIILSENVHTERARKMLQTASIPVIEIMDSVSPRIEQAVGFDNFEAARAMTKTMLERGRTNIAYLAARMDERTRLKMAGYEHAMQEAGKAPVTLQTEDASSFTLGAKLIGELIEKHSQVNGIFCTNDDLAIGAFYECMRRGIQVPEQMAIAGFHGHDITVAMTPRLATVVTPREQIGKVAAEQVVARLKGNKEWVAKLDLGYEIELGESI